In a genomic window of Leptidea sinapis chromosome 14, ilLepSina1.1, whole genome shotgun sequence:
- the LOC126968011 gene encoding mesoderm induction early response protein 1, giving the protein MSDCALVTSVSEHDASMDVGNDKSLFEPTIEMMVNDFDDERTLDEEEALAAGEHQDPKAELNSLQREGDMPLEELLALYGYNRNMEKPAPEPTPEVVAVENDKNESELQQLYTETTNTEVPRCLRSGSRPPSEEEEDYDYSPDEDDWKKTIMVGSDYQAGIPEGLCSYDDALPYENEDKLLWNPDILDEKVTEEYMRKICAMNSETGIDAVPRGKQLRDDEEALFLLQQCGHNVDEALRRRRITSQTPAHANVWSEEECRNFENGIKMHGKDFHLIRQQKVRTRSVGELVQFYYIWKKTERHDIFANKTRLEKKKYTLHPGHTDYMDRFLEEQEATGATIVRPVSPTQMMVYVSSPAPQPDPLALGEKEELVDRTLLHIQLGLLLHNKPDPI; this is encoded by the exons ATGTCGGATTGCGCGCTGGTAACCAGTGTAAGCGAACACGATGCCAGTATGGATGTGGGGAACGATAAATCCCTCTTCGAGCCTACTATTGAAATGATGGTAAATGATTTTGACGACGAGAGAACATTAGATGAAGAAGAAGCTCTGGCGGCGGGTGAGCATCAAGATCCAAAAGCAGAATTGAATAGTCTACAGCGTGAAGGTGATATGCCCTTAGAAGAATTACTGGCTTTATATGGTTATAATAGAAACATGGAGAAGCCAGCACCAGAACCGACTCCTGAAGTAGTAGCAGTGGAGAATGATAAGAATGAATCTGAATTACAGCAATTATACACTGAGACAACAAATACAGAGGTCCCTCGGTGCCTGAGATCTGGCTCTAGACCCCCTTCGGAGGAAGAGGAAGATTATGATTACAGTCCTGATGAGGATGATTGGAAAAAAACTATTATGGTTGGGAGTGATTACCAAGCTGGTATTCCTGAAGGTTTGTGCAGCTATGATGATGCATTACCATATGAGAATGAAGATAAATTATTATGGAACCCAGATATTCTTGATGAAAAAGTGACTGAAGAatatatgagaaaaatatgtgCTATGAATAGTGAAACAGGTATTGATGCTGTACCTCGTGGCAAACAATTAAGGGATGATGAAGAAGCATTATTTTTACTCCAACAATGTGGTCACAATGTAGATGAGGCACTTAGAAGAAGACGTATCACTTCACAAACACCAGCTCATGCCAATGTCTGGTCAGAAGAGGAATGTCGGAACTTTGAAAATGGTATTAAAATGCATGGGAAGGACTTCCATTTAATACGACAGCAAAAAGTCCGTACAAGATCAGTCGGAGAGTTAGTacaattctattatatttgGAAGAAGACTGAACGACATGATATATTTGCAAACAAAACCCGGTtggaaaagaaaaaatatactttacatCCTGGCCATACTGATTACATGGACAGGTTTTTAGAAGAACAGGAAGCTACTGGTGCAACTATTGTGCGACCTGTATCTCCAACACAGATGATGGTTTATGTGTCTTCACCTGCACCTCAACCAGATCCTCTTGCTTTAGGAGAGAAAGAG gaaCTGGTTGACCGAACGCTGCTACATATTCAACTAGGTTTGCTGCTGCACAATAAACCTGACCCAATATAG